The following coding sequences are from one Eucalyptus grandis isolate ANBG69807.140 chromosome 11, ASM1654582v1, whole genome shotgun sequence window:
- the LOC120289565 gene encoding uncharacterized protein LOC120289565 translates to MSNEKREVRRTSSSSSAAAAAVVVSGPNPNLPGPPGPSPPLGSPSRLGAGPPLLRLLSAIGVSLELHRLEIEPALSRFLTDVVPQFIDDAGGGEGCGHGSVEKEGELSSGAKERLGCCSTSKPAAREAELSKISSENFVNEKGAQGMAAFQLETPELGSCLVC, encoded by the exons ATGTCAAATGAGAAAAGGGAAGTg CGCcgaacctcctcctcctcctccgcggccgccgccgccgtcgtcgtctCCGGCCCAAACCCTAACCTTCCTGGACCTCCCGGTCCCTCGCCTCCCCTCGGCTCTCCCTCTCGCCTCGGAGCAGGACCTCCTCTGCTCCGGCTCCTCTCCGCGATCGGCGTCTCCCTCGAGCTCCACAGGCTGGAGATCGAGCCCGCCCTCTCGAGGTTCCTGACCGACGTCGTTCCTCAGTTCATCGACGACGCCGGAGGCGGAGAAGGTTGCGGACATGGAAGCGTCGAG AAAGAAGGAGAGCTAAGCTCCGGAGCGAAGGAAAGGTTGGGCTGCTGTTCAACTAGTAAGCCTGCAGCTAGGGAAGCTGAACTTTCCAAA ATTAGCAGTGAAAACTTCGTCAATGAAAAGGGCGCACAAGGCATGGCAGCATTCCAGCTTGAGACACCGGAGCTGGGTAGTTGCTTGGTATGCTGA
- the LOC104424416 gene encoding heavy metal-associated isoprenylated plant protein 39-like: protein MAQKVILKVLTMADDKTKQKAIEAAADIFGVDSIAADLTDQKLTVIGLMDTVAVVKKLKKVGKVDIISVGPAVEEKKEEKKEEKKEDKKEEKKEEPRVEKKKKQKLWRINEEKNE, encoded by the exons ATGGCTCAG AAGGTGATACTGAAGGTGTTGACGATGGCAGACGACAAAACGAAGCAGAAGGCCATCGAAGCTGCTGCTGATATTTTCG GGGTAGACTCGATAGCGGCGGATTTGACGGATCAGAAGCTGACGGTGATAGGATTGATGGACACGGTGGCGGTggtgaagaagctgaagaaagtgGGGAAGGTGGACATCATATCGGTAGGACCAGCggtggaggagaagaaagaggagaagaaggaagagaagaaagaggacaagaaagaggaaaagaaggaggAGCCCCGagtggagaaaaagaagaagcaaaagttgtggagaataaatgaagaaaaaaatgagtga
- the LOC104429846 gene encoding protein SHORTAGE IN CHIASMATA 1 — protein MTSTSVQYELVKLLHKVKPLYLSQNDDSPFDTKEILNLLEKDLYEFPSHHCLFKDYLESDSVIGTTFLEMDFVSILDRPCLRGNSHCQGPSDTDYFLSISPVVFEDFQILDIGTALFSEVFSLQEVHEPEFCNEMLQEKVKFKNYEELVISRELALVDEMFKSLPVPVLPDSVLGTLSAIVAEALIDLKPQPPLASDGIYLNWHLLEEDNCSSAINSFYHNMVGELNRSFDFELSIANYGKVILDFILLDHNPSRPKFEEGSGPLDMLSDRVSLLREDLTEASSRKSTDTEYQKPASQTLVSEYDYERASSLFKSMSPFHDLDFFLNPSKDRAEENSVPAGKIPGEMNNIHAVKVPGDITCKVSISSPRAGNPSYEPPVVGSGHIELGLVSFPGVVVIVNTQNSSEVMLVSRRSTYQKILAMEKEGIQVIERDTTLPVDIIISAAVCLVWYTHKNIGRKASGFSEGSSVLACHIENIAANILTNLSFAFRACILIFEGESGFLASVMESSDGLYAAAASLGIDLQFLCSFSPELTDEIILKSIAKETRIIRGLYTKLPESETLAESFLNKFPSVNPLSAQAILSSEGMLSDFFELSHECRVTTVQKYQVPDESVSLF, from the exons ATGACAAGCACATCTGTGCAATATGAGCTTGTAAAGCTTCTTCACAAAGTCAAACCACTATATCTAAGTCAAAATGATGATTCTCCATTTGACACCAAAgaaattttgaacttgcttgAGAAAGACCTTTATGAATTTCCTTCACACCATTGTCTGTTTAAGGATTACCTTGAATCTGACTCTGTAATAGGAACAACTTTTCTGGAAATGGATTTTGTGAGCATTTTGGACAGACCTTGTCTACGAGGCAACTCACATTGTCAGGGACCATCAGACACagattattttttgtcaattagcCCAGTTGTATTCGAGGACTTTCAGATACTTGACATTGGGACAGCTCTATTTAGTGAGGTCTTCAGCTTACAAGAAGTCCATGAACCTGAGTTCTGCAATGAAATGCTGCAGGAAAAGGTgaagttcaagaattatgagGAATTGGTAATCAGTCGGGAACTGGCTCTTGTAGATGAGATGTTCAAATCACTGCCCGTGCCAGTTCTCCCCGACTCTGTACTAGGAACATTGTCTGCAATTGTTGCAGAAGCCCTGATTGATTTGAAGCCACAGCCTCCATTGGCATCCGATGGGATCTATTTAAATTGGCATCTATTGGAGGAAGACAACTGCAGCTCTGCGATCAATTCCTTTTATCACAATATGGTAGGGGAGCTGAACAGGAGTTTTGACTTCGAATTAAGTATTGCCAATTATGGGAAAGTCATTCTTGACTTCATCCTTCTTGATCACAATCCTAGCAGGCCTAAATTTGAAGAAGGAAGTGGGCCATTGGACATGCTTTCTGACAGGGTCTCTTTGCTGAGGGAGGATCTGACTGAGGCTTCTTCCCGGAAGTCTACTGATACTGAATACCAAAAGCCAGCAAGTCAAACACTGGTTTCTGAGTATGATTATGAGAGGGCTTCGTCACTATTTAAATCCATGTCACCATTTCATGACCTGGACTTCTTCTTGAATCCTTCGAAAGATAGAGCTGAAGAAAATAGTGTACCTGCAGGCAAGATTCCTGGTGAAATGAACAATATCCATGCGGTCAAGGTTCCTGGTGATATTACTTGCAAGGTTTCAATTAGTAGCCCCAGGGCAGGAAATCCATCTTATGAGCCACCTGTTGTAGGATCGGGCCATATTGAGCTAGGGCTTGTTTCTTTTCCTGGTGTGGTCGTTATTGTGAACACACAAAATTCAAGTGAAGTAATGTTGGTGTCCAGAAGAAGCACATATCAAAAGATTCTGGCTATGGAGAAAGAAGGAATTCAAGTAATTGAGCGTGATACAACCCTGCCAGTTGATATTATAATCAGTGCTGCAGTTTGCCTGGTGTGGTATACTCACAAGAACATTGGCAGAAAAGCCTCTGGTTTCAGTGAAGGATCTTCAGTGTTAGCTTGTCATATTGAGAATATAGCAGCAAATATTCTTACGAACTTGAGCTTCGCTTTTAGGGCATGCATTCTG ATATTTGAGGGGGAATCTGGCTTTCTTGCTTCGGTAATGGAATCTTCAGATGGACTTTATGCTGCGGCAGCTAGTCTGGGAATTGATTTACAATTCCTTTGCTCCTTTTCACCTGAGTTGACTGATGAGATCATATTGAAATCTATTGCTAAGGAAACTAGGATTATTAGGGGTCTTTATACTAAACTTCCTGAATCAGAGACACTGGCAGAATCTTTCCTGAACAAATTTCCTTCTGTCAATCCACTATCAGCTCAAGCAATACTGTCTTCTGAAGGGATGCTCAGTGACTTTTTTGAATTATCTCATGAATGCAGAGTCACCACGGTCCAAAAATATCAAGTTCCTGATGAAAGTGTTTCTCTTTTTTAG